One Primulina eburnea isolate SZY01 chromosome 4, ASM2296580v1, whole genome shotgun sequence genomic window, CTGCATCAATCGATTAATATCTCTCACAGAAAAGTTTGTTCATAATGATGATTCTTGAATTGTAATATTAGCAAATCTTAAAATGTACGTCAAGTTGTTTTTATAAAAACCAGTGCCTTTATAAATAGAaaagttaaaatttttaaatttattaattagtgAGGTATATTATAGTAATATTTCTATAATGTAATCTGATGATATCTATTAAAGGTTGTGACTTAGATTTATAAATAATCAGTCATGACAACAGTTAAATATCATGggatatatatctatatatattattaGCACACGCATCCGTCAGATTTGACAACTAGGGGTGTCAATCGGGTGGGTTGGGTCGGAtttcgggtcaacccgcgaaTTTTTTTTCAACACGAACTCGAAGCAACCCGAAAACCCCCAACCCAAGCACGAACCCGTATAACCCGACTCAACCCGTTTAacccgaattttattaattttttttaaaaaaattaatgaaaaaaattcaaaaaaataaaaaataataataatattttaatttaaacacataataacaaaattttcgatttaaatttgaaagtttaatcgtagaaaattaaaagtatatttactaaatcaaataaaaaattgtcaaaaaaataaaaatatacaaaataaatattaaataatgaaaatttatcatataaatatacaataaattttgttcaaacatataatatataaaaatataggtaatattttcaaaaaaaaattcgcgGGTCAATCCTCGACCCAACCCAACCCAACCCGAAACCTGCCTAACATGGCACTAACCCGAACCCACCCAACCCGAACCAGAAAAACCTCAAcccgaacctgatttttttcgtgttggATCGTGTCGGATTGATGGATCATGTCGCATTTTGACACTCCTATTGACAACGGATTCCACCAATCATACTGGATTTTATTACAAAAAGAATAATAAAGGACAAAAACAATGCAAGTTGAAGTTGTTCCCACAAGAAAAAGTCGACCTTTAACATCGTTGACAATAAAGTAACATGACACCAAGAGTTCACCTTACAAGAtgacaaatattatttttgtttctCACACTTATGGTTGTTCTCGATACTAATTGGGAGTTGGAGTCACTATTTTAGACCCAAAAAAATTTGATTgactattatatataaaataaaatagtacTCTTGTTAGATGAgtaactctatcgatattcataataaaaagtaatacttaaaaagtaatattttttcatggatgacctaaataagagattttgtctcacaaaatacgatccgtgagaccgtctcatacaaatttttgtctttataCATGCCTTGTGAGACGAATACATTTTCAAAAACAGTtaattttattagaaaaaaaAGATAATATGATAAGTAACCAATAATTTGTGGTGGTACcatagttttgaatttattcatCCTAATTTTGCATTCAATTTCCAAATAAAAAGGTTAAGAAGAATTTGGTTATCATCTCCTTTCTTTTACTTTTTCCATCCAAAGAATTTCGATAAATTTTAGAGatggttttatttttattttttaatgataGCCTGTGAAGACTTTCATGCCCGTAGCATAAAAAACGTGCGCACAATTGTGTTGCTTCTTGGAAGCCGATATAAAGACGACTCTACTCCAACATTCCACAATTTTGGGCAAACGCGGGTTTTCCAACTCGACAACTTTAAGCTAATTTTTCCATGTTTTCACTATCTGCCTGTGAACGCCTCTCGCGCGCGCGCGTTCTCGGAGTCAAAGAGTCCGAGGAGGTTTTTGGGTATGTGAGGGATTATCTCTGTGTATCAATATtgtttttttaatctttttgtACTGAGTTAAGGAAGCATGTGATTTTTAGTCATATCTCCCAATTAGGCTAATTTTTGTACTAAGGTAAGGAAGGAAGCACATGATTCTTGGGAGCATGTGATTTTTAGTCATATCTGGTGGGTTTAATTTAggaattaataattatttgcctttattttgatttatagGTCTCTCCAAAGTTCTGCAGTTACAGATATTATCACCATTTCAACCTGAAGAAGCTGTTTGCaactatttttcttttcttttgattttttaGGTTTCTATGTTTCTTGGTTTCTGTTAAGATTGCTTGCTAAGCAAAGCATAAAGTATGATGCACAAGCTCTGAAAAATGTTTCTCCACTTAACAGTAATATTTATGCCTTGCAGGTGTATTGATACCTTGTTTTTTGAAGCAGATTTAGCATGCATTCTCATTCGTTGATAGTGGAGGTGGCTAAATGAGATATTTTGTTTGTCAAAATGGTATCTCACTTCTAAATGAGATTCTTCAACAGCATAAAACCTTGTTCAAGTCACTGATGCAAAATAAAGTTCTGATTTGAAGTTTCTGGGAATGAAGGAGTCCCGGGCATTTCAAGCATCAGCTAATATCTCTAAAGTCAACAATCAATCTATGGAGAAAGTCAAGCCATCACGAGTTTCAACTTTTCAGGTTTTGAACAATGATGCGACTCAGAGCAAAAACCGGGGAACTGATGTTTCATCTCCAGCTTACACTGAAGAATTCTTCACTTTGGAATCAACACCAGTGACTGGAGATTCTGTCTACAATTCGTCTTCAGTTGTAAGCGTGTCATCCTACAGAAGTCCCTTTTCTCCCCATTGTTCTCAATCATACGCTTCTGATCTCCTTCAGCATCACTCTTGTGATTATACTTGTGATTCATCGTTTAACGGGTCCTCTGTGCTTTACAATGAAGAGAAATCGGTGCATGCACTGTGGATGTTGAAGAATGATTTGACAGAACCTGAGTCTGCTGATGGTGATGATATTGGCTCCTTAAGCGGTATGGCGACACAATCTTTGTCCTCCACAAGGTACGATAAAATCCTGGAAATGGCTGCCCTCATGGACCTGAAACAATTGCTTGTCACCTGTGCTGAGAGGGTATCAGAAGCTGACTCAAACTCCATGTGCGAAAGAAGATTGGCTGTATCAGCTGCAGAAGCTCTCATGGGCATGTTAGGAAGAAGGGTGTCGGTATCGGGTGACCCTTTACAGAGACTTGGTGCATACTTATTGGAAGGTCTCAAGGCAAGATTGTTGTCCTCCGGAAGCATAATTTACAAAAAGTTGAAGTGCAATGAGCCAGCAAGTTCTGAATTGATGTCATACATGCACGTGCTTTATGAAATCTGTCCCTACTACAAGTTTGCCTATGTGTATGCTAATGCTGTGATTTGGGAAGCAATGGAAAATGAAAGTAGGATTCATGTCATCGATTTTCAGATTGCACAGGGAAGTCAGTGGGTTTCTTTCATTCAATCTCTTTCTAGACGGCCTGGGGGGCCTCCTTATTTACGCATTACAGGTGTTGATGACTCTCAATCAGCTCATGCTCGAGGTGGAGGACTCGAGCTAGTCTGTCAGAGGTTAGCAAGTGTAGCTGAAGCATGTAGAGTACCATTTGAGTTCCATGGTGCAGGTATATCTGGATGTGAGCTCCAGTTCGAGAATCTTCAGGTTCGGCAGGGGGAATCTTTGGCCGTGATCTTTCCTTACATCTTGCACCACATGCCAGATGAAAGTGTTAGCACTACAAATCATAGGGACCGCCTCCTCAGACTAGTTAAGAGCCTTTCACCCAAAATCGTCACCCTTTCTGAACAAGAATCCAACACCAACACTTCCTTATTCTTCCAACGATTTCTCGAAACTCTAGATTATTACTCAGCAATTTTTGAGTCCATTGATGCTGTACCCTCCCGGGATGACAGACAACGGATTAGTACTGAAGAACATTGTGTGGGGAGGGATATTGTCAACATAATTGCTTGCGAGGGAATCGACAGGATGGAAAGGCACGAGCTTCTCGGTAAGTGGAGAATGAGACTCTCTATGGCTGGATTTTCTCCAGTCCCGTTGAGTTCTTCAGTTAGCACCGCCACAAGGGAATTGTTGAGGGATTATAGCACAAATTACAGGATAGAGGAAGCCAATGATGCTTTGTATCTAGGATGGAAGAACAGAGCATTATACACTTCTTCTGCATGGAGGTAGTAAAATAACGCAGCAATTAAGTATCTGTATTTGTGCTGTTCTGTCTATTTCCCAAGCAGGAATTAAACCATGTCCTGTTTTCTATTTACTAGAAATGGGGGACATGCGATTCTTCAAGTGTAATACATTGTACACACCAATAACGATGATATATCTGTGTAACATAAATTGTAATTTAGCATCGAGATTAATCAACATCTGGTTGACCATGTAATTTATCGTGAATCCCATTTCTGTAAAGAATAGAGCTCTACAGTACAGATTCGATATCCATTATTACTTCTAATTTTGTTCCGATTTTTCAaatgatgaacaatgacataagTAGAGGTGAGATTTGGTGTGAGGATAGAGAGACAGCATTTAACCAAAGACTCATGCCTTGCCTCCAAAATCATGTTTCCAAGCATGttttgttatattatataaactttttttctaaaaaaacatCCCAACTTAatttttcatgatcttaaatAATCCTTTTACTTCTAAAGCGTGTGCACAACATTGTGACATTGCCCTCTCATTGAATCAAGCTTTGCTAGCATGACTCGAACGATTGGGAGAGTAGAGGCCACCGATTTCGTAGTGTTTTTTTAGCATAGTTTCATAAATAGTTAAACTCAATAATTGTAGATAATTTTCTCAAGGAAGAGAATCAAGATAGAGTCTACAAtttgagtttttttaaaaaaaaattaaaaaaaaacccaatatatatatatgtatgcttATATTAAAGTTCAAATTCATGATGGTGCATATGCatcaaatttattataaatttgttcTTGTCGATGACACAACTTGCGTGCCAAGGATACAAACGATAGACAGGAGCATCCTTCTATCTACAGCCATAAATGAATATTGACCATTTTCTAGCAACTACTAATATTTCACCTAACTAGATCTGAATTTtgctcttctttttttttttttaaaaaaaaattaactactGTGACATATGAAATGCCAACAAATCatattttgaattatgtttCCAAGCTGCACGAATTATAAAACGAGAGATGAATTGATATTAAAACACGATAACACCATTCTCACCAATTTTTAGGATGTGAAGAATCAATCTCCGCAGCCCACACAACCTTTCTTTTTCCATTTTTCTCTTTCACATCACATTACAAATATATTATCTTTGGCAATTCCATCAAAGACTGAATTTTGGTGAACAAAGCAAacgaaaaagagaagaaaagagAGGGCCTTTAGCCCTCTGCTTCTCTATCTATGCATCCTGTCAGATCTTGAATTCAACAAACTTTTCTTCTGGTATTTGttgtttgggattttaagttcaTATTTTCCGAGGCGTTGATCTTTCTTGGTCGTTCATAGTCAAAAGTTTGAATCTTGAATGAATTTTCAGGGGTTCTGGATTGTGTGTGCTGTTGGCTATCGATCTGTTTGAGATTAGATGGTCTCCGTCTGAATCAAAATACACCCATTTGAAGTCGGGGAATTGCCGGGTTTCTGTTGTAATTTGTTTTCCTGAGGTCTGTTCGTTATTCAATCTACATTTTCTGTTTTGTATTAATTGGACTTCATTGCTTTGATGGCCGATTCTATATGGAGCTAGATATATGAGATACCGTAGCTGGATTGTAATATGAAATAGGACGGTGTCTAAATTTACTACACTTTCTCGTAGATCCATTACTCGCTCTTAACTTTGTACTGAGTGCTACGGTTTTGGCAGTGATTCTTTTTGGTGATATTGATGATACATATTAGATGTTTTAGGTTGCTTGGGTTCAATTTAATGAGTTGTGGATTGATTGAGCGGAATATTTTATGCAGGTGCGTAGAAAATGGAAATGGATTCCGGAAAACTGTTCATTGGTGGGATCTCTTGGGAAACCACTGAAGAGCGTCTGACAGATTATTTCCAAACTTTTGGTGAGGTGGCGCAAGCTGTGATAATGAAAGACCGGATCACAGGTCGTTCCCGTGGTTTTGGCTTTATCGTGTTTGCCAGTGCTTCTGTTGCTGAAAGAGTTTTAAAGGGAAGGCATATCATAGATGGCAGAGCTGTAAGTCATGTAACTTCACATTTGGTATAGCATTTGTGAATTGAATATTGTGATGAAATTTATGGTATTAGTTTTGCTGAGCTTTATCGATGTTCATCAGGCAAGCACATACCCTGTATAGGTTTGTACTTTATAAAAAAAAGTGTGTGCCAATCTGAGTCAAGAATGGAATTCTTAAAAAGTAGCATTTTCGTATCAGTAGATTGGTGAATATGTGAATTCGTCAATACTCAATACTATAATATTCCAAATTCATTAGATGATTCATGAAATTCACAAGTGAAATATACTACTTAATTACCTCTTGGTACACAGATGGTTTCTTGCTATACAACACTTGGTGATTGGTGGTGCTCAACTCTTCATAGAACTTGTATATAATGAATTTAATCACTAGGAACTTTGTATGTTCTGTGATATAAATGGAACTTTGTATATATTGTGATATAGACGAAGTTTTGAGTGCACGAATCTTGGTGAAGTTAGTTGTTTGGGGAAAGAAGCTCTAAAAGCCTTTGGCGTCAATTGTTGCTTTATTTTCTTCGCTTTCTCTTTGGTTTTGTCAGTTCTTTTGGCAACTAGTTAACAGTTGTTTCTTGCCGATAATGATTTCATTATATGGTTCATTAAAGCATGATTTGAAGTGTAACGAGAATTGATGATGGAAATTAATTGTATTAGCACTGATTCAACATCCATCAGACTCAATTTTTTATGTTGTCATTTATTATTTTGATGAGTAGTGTTATTTGCATTTTGTTTGTGTTATATGCACACTACTCATAAAGTGGATTTATTGTTATATTCCTCATAAAAGAGGAGTGTGAATAGTACCAAATGAAGTACAATTAACATTAGTATTCTTTGACACCACTAAATTTATGTTCTTGTTTTCATTCATCAGGTAGAGGCTAAAAGGGCCGTACCTAGGGATGATAATCAAAATTCTACAAGAAACAATAGTGGGGCTGTTCAAAGTTCACCTAGTCCTGCCCGCACTAGAAAGATTTTTGTTGGAGGTCTCGCTTCGACCATCACAGAAATTGAGTTCAAAAGGTACTTTGACAAATATGGAACAACAACAGATGTCGTGGTGATGTATGATCACAACACAGGTAGACCTCGAGGATTTGGTTTTGTTACTTACGATTCAGAGGAAGCGGCGGATAAAGTTTTGGCTAACACCTTTCATGAACTCAATGGAAAAATGGTTGAGGTTAAACGGGCAGTTCCCAAAGAGTTATCTCCTGGACCAACACGTAGTCAACCAAGTGGCTATAACTATGGCCTCAATAGGCTGAGCAGTTTCCTTAATGCTCATACACAAGGCTACAATTCAAACGCTGCAGGAGGCTATGGTATGAGAATGGATGGTCGGTTTAGTCCTGTGACCATGGGCCGAAATGTGTATCCTCCACATAGCCCATCAAAATATGACATGGACCTGAATTTAGACATGGGGTTCGGTTCGAACTATGGGGCAATAGGAGATTCTGTTAATGGCCATGGACGTGGAGTGCTCTCTCATTATACTGGAAACTCAGACAGATTCAGTAACTCCGTTGGTGGAAACGTAGGAAGTTTTGGGGATATGTGGGATTTTTCTCATGTTTCAACACAAGTTGAAGGAACCGGTTCTTTAATAAGTGGAAATTTGGGTTATGGAAGTGGAGAGAGAGATTTTGTTGGCAGAGAAACCTACATTAGAAACAATGGAGGTTATACAGACTCGACGCAGTCATTTTTTGTCACCAATAATTTTCGTGAGGCAGGGTTGGAGAATATATATGAGGGGGATTCATTTTTTGGAAACCGGGGTGGGCGTTTGTTACCCTTAGAGCTCGAGGGTTCTAGCTCATTTAATTATGGATTCGAGACTACAGCTCCAAATGTTACACCTAAGAATTCAATTGGTTATGTCGGGGATTACATTGGTGCTAATCGCGCGACTAGATCAAATAGAGGTACTTGTTcccttttttaaaataaattcctATATCTGCTATGCCGTTGCACTTTTCTTGTTCACTCCATTTTACTGACAAATTTGGAACTATTCCATATTCATTGGAATGAAAACGTTATATTCGATAAGAATTGGAAAAACAACAGCTTTATATTTCTCGACCTGCAGAATGTAGCCGAAACTATGGTTTTGTGGCTTACGGATGGTGTTTCATTTTTAAACAGGAATTGCAGCCTAGGGAAAACATCGAATGGATCTCTTTTTCGGTGTAAGATAAATACAAGATAAGCAAAGTGGAGGAACAAGGGTTGCACCTGTTCCTGGGTGACATACAGGACACTGTTTTTCTATATGAGAATTCATCATCAGCTTTCTGCTAAAGATTTTGTGCTGAGATCCAAAACTCGAGCTTTCCATATGGGTTTTATTTGTTGTGAATTTAGTTTGAAATGTAACATTGAATTGTGAAATACACCCTACTGGTTAGCTAAGTTTGCAGTCTATGCCACTGCCAGGTTTCCTGTCTATTGTTTCTACGTAGGTGAGGAGTATTCCGATTTCTTGATTGCTCTGTCTCTGCAGTACAATGTTTTTCACCGAACGAGTTTGATTTTGACACTCAAAATCGTATAGCAACTGAATGGTGTGCATAACAGAGATGCAGTTCACTCACTAATTAAAATTTTGGGTCCTGCCAATACATGAAAATGTAGGCTAATCATCTGCTACACAAATGCAAGTTTACACGTTTCCCAAACAAGTGGGACGAGAACTAAGGGTTTCCACCACCCGGGGAGCATAGAAAATTCCCCCGTAAAACGTGAAGCGCCTCGAAGCGTGGATTTCGAGCTCCAAGTTTAACTTTTAGCACAAGTTTAAGTGCGAAAacgttttttatttttagtgtaattatatttatctcaaaccaataaatagataaaaaatacataaatatgataaatttaagttttatgcattaattatcatatttataaaagcataaaaatctcaaaattataatttttatttgtttttgcaactagatcatattaaaaaatactaaatatttgtcaaattatTATCATTTATGCTTAATCAtaactaaaattaaaaaataaacatctaaattataaatctaatttattattttaaaataaaaaagacattcattcaaaataaaaaaaattaaaaataaataaatacgattaattatatttaatcaCATTTAATTAAACACATTAATTATCTTTTATTCGGTCAAACTATAATTTAACCTcttttttctgtttttttttttttttttgaaacgtAGCGTTTTTGTCGTGTTTCAAACTTAAGCCTATCATCGTTCATCGTTCAGGACCACGCTAAGAAAGCCAATAAACTCGAAGATTGAGACCTCAAATTCCTCGTCAACTGCTTTTTCCGCATCCAGAAGGTTCTTTCTGGGTAAGTTGTAGAATTACTGCATTCTGGTCATGATGTTCAATCAGGGCAACTCCAACGCTGCGCCAAAATGGTGTAAAACACCATTTTGGCGCAGCTTTTGGAGCTCCAACGGGGCTGCACTATTTTGGTGAAATAGCGCAGCCCCTCTCTCCCTGCGCCAAATTTGGCGCACGGAGAGACCCTGCGCCTAATTGGCGCAgggatcattttttttttaaatttttttaatgtgtatttattcttaattttgtgttttaaaaattgtaaatgttatattaaaaattgtaaatattataaaataaaagtataatatttattttaataattagatatttaatcttaaaaaaattaaaaaatataattgttgatttttaaaatatttatttatttatattaattattaatatttaaaaactaatttgatttaatgatttttaattaaaataatttaataaaatacaaaaaattaatataacaatacaattcataactaaaatgaaaaagaaaattgaaataCAAATGCAATTTCAAATACAAATTCGAAGATAATACATAATTGAAAATTACATAGATAACAATgcgaataaaaatataaaaatgacaaacaagataaaaaaatattataattataatactaatattaacattaattataattatattgttaaatttataattaaatagtaaacaaaaagAATATTTTAGGAATATACTTTTTAGTgtaagatttgaagtaaatgGGTTGGAGATGAATGTTATATTTGGTGCAAAAACTGCACCAAAATAGATTTATGGGTTGAAAATGACCTAACACAACTTAAATCATAATGGCGTTTGCATGAAGAATACTAAACCCCGAGTTGCTGAAAACCTTGATTACCCTGTTCATTCTCCTACAAAATTTAGCCCTCACCGCGTGAATTATACTCAGCACGTGCATGAATCCCACAATGACGTGAATTCTCGACTCCACGGGCAATCTCCGATGCAGAACAGCCTTTGGATTCAATGGCCATAAAAGTGATCTTTACTGAATTCTGATCCAAATTATTCCACCCGAAGAAATTAGGGTTTTAACTTTATCCACTAATTTTTTTGGCTAATTGATTTTCCAATAGATATTTTTAGGTTCACAGTTAGATGATATTCAGTACCAACcatatcaaaattcaaaaataaaaaatttaatacaaTCTGAAAGAAATTTAAAAACCCCTTTCTTTGTCGATGATGTCTTTGTATTGTTTTTCATCTTATGCGCACTTCCATTCAAAAATTTGAGGCTAGTAAAATATCCAGCGACTGTGTTCTCACCTTGGCGCAGATCGTGAAGATGACTTTCAATTTCAAAGATCTCAGACATATTTTCCCGGGAAGAGTTGGTATCCCCGTTGAATCCCAATTTTCTTTCGCCGAGGTATAGAGTAAGAAATTTTGTCAATTTCAGCGTTCATTGAGTTAAATAACCAAGACATGACCAGATTATTTCAGCATTCCACGCTTTGAATTTTGGACCCTTTGAATTTTGGATCAGATGGATCAGGACACTTCGATTCACCCGAAAGAAGATGATCTTTGCCCTTGCCATATCTGAACATCATGACGGACTGAGACCATGCAAGGTAATTTTGCCCGTTTAATCTGCCCTCCGTATTTATTCATGAGTTTTATATGTTTTTCTTTGTGTGTGACTCAATTTGCTGACAGATCGAATTTGCTTCATATAGTGTATTTGGGACGAAAAAACGTTGTCAATAAGCAAATAAATGGATATCATTCGAGGGAGTGATTGACCTTGCTGCCTACCAGTGCTCTAGATTTATTTTACGGAATTTGTTCGCTTATGTAAATTTAATGCTCAATCTATTCGTATAGAATCAGATTATCAAGCTGGGATTGAAATTGAGGGGGGAGTTATTAAACCAGATAAAACAGAGTTCACAGAATGCTAGCGAACAACCTGGGAAATACCTTACATTATGAGGCTTGCTTTATCAGCAGGCATCGGAGGGCTATTGTTTGGTTACAACACGAGTATAGAACATTTTTATCAAATCATTTTGTTTTGCTTCTGTGAATTATTTCATCTGTTCGATTCGTTGGAGTACAGATTTTGTTCTAGTGTAATTATATGTGAAATGATGAGAATAGTGGTGCTTATTAGGTGTTATTTCTGGTGCCCTTCTCTACAATCGGGATGACTATAAATCTGTTGATAGACATGGTTGCAGGTAGTTGACCAGTGGTCTTGCAATCCTGAGTTCCATACACTCCATGTACGAGATCCATGACCTTTATAATTTTTGTATAGGAAACAATAGTGAGCATGGCTGTGGCAGGAGCTATCATTGCTGCTGCTTTTGGTGGTTTGATCAATGACAAG contains:
- the LOC140829009 gene encoding scarecrow-like protein 21, which encodes MKESRAFQASANISKVNNQSMEKVKPSRVSTFQVLNNDATQSKNRGTDVSSPAYTEEFFTLESTPVTGDSVYNSSSVVSVSSYRSPFSPHCSQSYASDLLQHHSCDYTCDSSFNGSSVLYNEEKSVHALWMLKNDLTEPESADGDDIGSLSGMATQSLSSTRYDKILEMAALMDLKQLLVTCAERVSEADSNSMCERRLAVSAAEALMGMLGRRVSVSGDPLQRLGAYLLEGLKARLLSSGSIIYKKLKCNEPASSELMSYMHVLYEICPYYKFAYVYANAVIWEAMENESRIHVIDFQIAQGSQWVSFIQSLSRRPGGPPYLRITGVDDSQSAHARGGGLELVCQRLASVAEACRVPFEFHGAGISGCELQFENLQVRQGESLAVIFPYILHHMPDESVSTTNHRDRLLRLVKSLSPKIVTLSEQESNTNTSLFFQRFLETLDYYSAIFESIDAVPSRDDRQRISTEEHCVGRDIVNIIACEGIDRMERHELLGKWRMRLSMAGFSPVPLSSSVSTATRELLRDYSTNYRIEEANDALYLGWKNRALYTSSAWR
- the LOC140829010 gene encoding heterogeneous nuclear ribonucleoprotein 1-like, giving the protein MEMDSGKLFIGGISWETTEERLTDYFQTFGEVAQAVIMKDRITGRSRGFGFIVFASASVAERVLKGRHIIDGRAVEAKRAVPRDDNQNSTRNNSGAVQSSPSPARTRKIFVGGLASTITEIEFKRYFDKYGTTTDVVVMYDHNTGRPRGFGFVTYDSEEAADKVLANTFHELNGKMVEVKRAVPKELSPGPTRSQPSGYNYGLNRLSSFLNAHTQGYNSNAAGGYGMRMDGRFSPVTMGRNVYPPHSPSKYDMDLNLDMGFGSNYGAIGDSVNGHGRGVLSHYTGNSDRFSNSVGGNVGSFGDMWDFSHVSTQVEGTGSLISGNLGYGSGERDFVGRETYIRNNGGYTDSTQSFFVTNNFREAGLENIYEGDSFFGNRGGRLLPLELEGSSSFNYGFETTAPNVTPKNSIGYVGDYIGANRATRSNRGIAA